A segment of the Streptococcus chenjunshii genome:
CAGCAGAAGCTTCTTCACGGCCGTAGAGCTTAATCACATTGAAACCAGTTAAATTTTCCTGTACAAAACCATTCATATCGCCCAGTGCATCAGCTTGCTTTTTAAAATAAGGCTGCGATTTCTGCAAAATAAAACGGGCACTGAAATAAGTTAGCGGCACACAGGCGATAACGATTAGTGCTAAGGTAAAGTTTAGGTACAAAACCATAGCTATGACTAAAATAATAGTTAAGAAGGCGTTGATGATCTGCAGAAAACTCTGCTGCAGAGCATTGGAGACCACTTCCACATCGCTGGTAAAACGTCCCAGCATATCACCGAATTGGTGCTTGTCAAAATAAGATACCGGAATCTTGTTAATTTTTTCGCTTAAGTCACGGCGCAAATCACGGATAGACCGCTGCACCGCATTAGTCATGAAATAATTGGAGCCATACGTTCCGACTTCATAGAAAAGGCCGCGGATAAAGTAAATGACCAGTATTCCAAAAATATAACCGGTATTGATTGCTGCACCGCTGATCCCTTTAGCCATATCTAAAAGGTTGGCTGTCAGTTCTGTGATAATAAGGCCTAAAATGACCGGCTCCAGAACATTCATAATGCTGCTCAAAACTTTTAAGAAAACAGCAAGAAAAAGTGAGCCTTTATAGTTTTTTAAATAAGTCCACAGACGTAAAAAAACACTTTCTTTATGCACAATGTCCTCCCTTTTTACATACTTGTATTGAGCTGCGAGCTGGCAATTTCCCGATAAATCTTATTGCTCTGCATCAGTTCCTCGTGTGTGCCGCGGCCGACAATTTCCCCTTCATCAAGAACGATAATTTGATCGGCATCCATAATTGTTCCGACACGCTGTGCCACAATAAGGACTGTACTCTGTCCTGTAACATCTCTCAGACGGGCACGCAGCTGCGCATCTGTCTTATAGTCCAAGGCTGAAAAAGAGTCATCAAAAATATATATTTCCGGCTCTTTGACAACGGCTCTTGCAATAGACAACCGCTGTTTCTGTCCGCCGGACAGATTGCTCCCTGCCTCTGCCAGGTGAGTCGCAAACCGTTCTTCACGGCTTTCGATAAACTCTTTAGCCTGAGCTATATCGGCCGCATTATCCAATTCTTCCAGTGTTGCACTTTCTTTACCGTACTTCAGGTTTTCTTCAATCGTTCCGGTAAATAAAAGCGCCCTTTGCGGAATAAAACCGATTTTTTGCCGCAAAGCTTTCAAATTGTAATCTCGGACATCAACCCCGTCAACTAAAATTTTACCAAGGGTAACATCATAAAAACGCGGTATTAAATTAACCAAAGACGACTTCCCTGACCCTGTGCTTCCGATAAATGCAACAGTTTCACCAGGTTTAGCTTTGAAATTGATATTATGAAGTACAGGACTCTCTGTTTCGCCAGGATAAGCAAAGGTCACATTATGAAATTCCAAATAGCCCTTGGTCTCTGTTTCAGTAACGCCTCCTTCATTCGGATCGATGGAGATAGGCAGATTCATCGCCTCCTGAATCCTTTTGCTGGAAACAGCCATCCGCGGATACATGGTAAAAAGATTAGCAAACATCAAAAAGGAAAAAAGAGCATGGAAACTATATTCAATAAAAGCAACTAAATCACCGATTTTGAGAGTTCCCTGAGCTAACGGAGCAAGCGCAAACCAAACAATGACAACAATCATAGCAATAATTATCTGTACAAATAATGGCTCTGTTAAACCGGTCAGTTTGAAAAGCCGATTTGAAATGGTTTCATACTGTTCGTTTTTTGAAGCAAAACGTTGCTCCTGAAAATCTTCACGCGCGAAGGCCCGAATAACACGAAGCCCAGTCAAATTTTCTCTGACGTATTGGTTGATCTTATCCAATGTTTTTTGCTGTCTTTCAGAGAGCGGCCGCGTCTTAAAGGCAACATAGATGACAACCCAAATCAAAAAGGGAACCGCTACTGCTACAATCCAAGCTAAAGAAGGGCTGGTTACTAAAATCATAATAACACTTGAAATCATCATTAAAGGTGTCATCAGTCCCATGCGGAGAGACATCTCTGCAAACTGCATCAAAACAAAAGCATCACTAGTCATTCGGGTAACTAGAGAAGAGACACCGATTTTTTCATATTCATGGTGAGAATACTCCTGCAGCTTATCATACATATCATTGCGCATATCGCGAATCATGGTAGTCGTCAGCCGCCCTGCTGAATAAGCTATTGTAATTCGTCCGACAACACCTAAAACCACAATGACAAACATGACGCCGGCCCAAAAATAGATAGCAGAGCGATTGCCTGCAGTAATTCCTTGATTAATCATCTGCGCCAAAGCTGTCGGCAGTCCCAGATTGACCACAACAAATAAGAGGGCACCAAAAAAATCCGCAATTAACCACTTAGGATAATTTTTCAAATAAGACCAAATATAATTCATCTCTTCCTTTCTCCACACTATGATAAGATACAAAGGCCGTATAAAAATCCGTATGAAAATAGGGTCTGACAAGTGATGCTTGCATCACGCTGGCAGGCATACTCACAGAGCAGCCACACTCGTACGTTAGCTTGCGCTTCCTACGATTGCGTCTCTTTTTCAATAGGATTTTAGGCCGTGTTCAGTTCATTAAGATACAAAGACCATGAAAAGCTGCGGTCGTCATTCGCTTATCTTTTCGTACGAATGGAGCTCTTTGCCTACAGTTCTAAATCCATATTAAATGTTTTTATCATCCAGATATCCATTGCTGAATGTCCGTTTTCATTTTCCAGAGGAGCATCCAAATGTTTAAAGCCATACTTTTTATAAACACTGACAGCTTGTGGTAAGAGACTGGTTGTCTCTAGATAGATCTGCTGATAGCCTTTACTTTGGGCTTCTTTCAGAATTTTATCCATGAGTAAAGTTGAAAGACCTCTTCCGCGGCACTCCTTCTTAACATAGAGTTTCTGAAGTTCAGCCACAGCTGATGATATGGGAGCAAAGCCGCCGGAAGCAATAATCTCTCCGCCAT
Coding sequences within it:
- a CDS encoding ABC transporter ATP-binding protein, whose protein sequence is MNYIWSYLKNYPKWLIADFFGALLFVVVNLGLPTALAQMINQGITAGNRSAIYFWAGVMFVIVVLGVVGRITIAYSAGRLTTTMIRDMRNDMYDKLQEYSHHEYEKIGVSSLVTRMTSDAFVLMQFAEMSLRMGLMTPLMMISSVIMILVTSPSLAWIVAVAVPFLIWVVIYVAFKTRPLSERQQKTLDKINQYVRENLTGLRVIRAFAREDFQEQRFASKNEQYETISNRLFKLTGLTEPLFVQIIIAMIVVIVWFALAPLAQGTLKIGDLVAFIEYSFHALFSFLMFANLFTMYPRMAVSSKRIQEAMNLPISIDPNEGGVTETETKGYLEFHNVTFAYPGETESPVLHNINFKAKPGETVAFIGSTGSGKSSLVNLIPRFYDVTLGKILVDGVDVRDYNLKALRQKIGFIPQRALLFTGTIEENLKYGKESATLEELDNAADIAQAKEFIESREERFATHLAEAGSNLSGGQKQRLSIARAVVKEPEIYIFDDSFSALDYKTDAQLRARLRDVTGQSTVLIVAQRVGTIMDADQIIVLDEGEIVGRGTHEELMQSNKIYREIASSQLNTSM
- a CDS encoding GNAT family N-acetyltransferase, coding for MILREIQKKDNRAVAHLIRQILTEFSLDKKGTAYYDPQLDDLTAYYNEYDKAAYFVIEDGGEIIASGGFAPISSAVAELQKLYVKKECRGRGLSTLLMDKILKEAQSKGYQQIYLETTSLLPQAVSVYKKYGFKHLDAPLENENGHSAMDIWMIKTFNMDLEL